A window of Microbacterium lushaniae genomic DNA:
GCGCGATGCGCGCGGCTCCCGCGGTGATCTTGCGGGTGACGAAGGTCTCCGGGCGCCGCGGTGATTCGTGGTTGTAGAGGATGGCCGTCGATGCGAACGATCCGCGGCCGCGCCAGAGGGAGACGAGCTGGTGCGCAGCGGCCTTGGAGACGCCGTACGGGGTCACGGGGCGGATGGCGGTGGCTTCCGTCTGCGGCGAATCGGCCGCGCTCCCGAAGATCTCCGAGCTGCTGGCGAGCACCAGGCGCGCACCCTCCGTCGACGCCATGCTCTCGAGGAGGGCTGCGGTGGAGACGGTGTTGACCGCCATGGTCTCGGCCGGCCGCTCCCAGGACGCCGCGACGGAGGAGACCGCTCCGAGGTGGAAGATGTACTCCGGGGAGGCGTCGTGGACGACCCGCCGGAGCGCCTCCGCATCGTCCAGCGCGGCCGTGCGGGGTCGGACCTGGGCGGGCAGCCCGGCGGTCAGCTGATCGCCGGGGCGCGTGACGGCGGTGACCGATGCGTCCCGCTCGAGGAGCCGCTCGAGGAGGTAGGAGCCGTCTTGT
This region includes:
- a CDS encoding GDP-mannose 4,6-dehydratase, which translates into the protein MNPGARVLVTGATGQDGSYLLERLLERDASVTAVTRPGDQLTAGLPAQVRPRTAALDDAEALRRVVHDASPEYIFHLGAVSSVAASWERPAETMAVNTVSTAALLESMASTEGARLVLASSSEIFGSAADSPQTEATAIRPVTPYGVSKAAAHQLVSLWRGRGSFASTAILYNHESPRRPETFVTRKITAGAARIARGLQDHLTLGALDARRDWGWAPDYVDALLAIADAEEPDDFIVASGRSHTVAEFAEAALHAAGVAATDGLIVSDPRFVRPADVAEMVGDASRIRSRLGWSPTVDFDGLVQRMVAHDLALIDQADPPR